A genomic stretch from Astatotilapia calliptera chromosome 4, fAstCal1.2, whole genome shotgun sequence includes:
- the nol12 gene encoding nucleolar protein 12, translating into MKNFKNKVSKKAKFKPGSKKRENKCIVTFDEKNRQEYLTGFHKRKVERRKAAVEEIRKKIKEEQIRVREDRHKEYIKMLKERTEALEEGEDDLEDAITSTTESMQYDHPNHTVTVTTISDLDLTGARLLKAAANQANEERDDEVEGEKEEEKMVGMPKKAGNPILNKKIRSLTTQLSTYTSKRKRKGKQEGRGGRGRLTEKRPGVTEGRNKGGRTSKRQRRRQTGKKVHHQD; encoded by the exons atgaaaaactttaaaaacaaagtctcCAAAAAGGCTAAGTTCAAGCCAGGATCGAAGAAGAGGGAGAACAAATGCATCGTAACGTTTGACGAGAAAAACAGACA GGAATATCTTACCGGCTTTCACAAGCGTAAGGTGGAGAGGAGGAAAGCGGCAGTAGAAGAAATTCGAAAGAAAATCAAGGAAGAGCAGATAAGAGTCAGAGAAGAC AGACACAAGGAATACATAAAGATGCTGAAGGAGAGGACAGAAGCTCTCG AGGAAGGCGAAGATGATCTGGAAGATGCAATAACCAGCACAACAGAGTCTATGCAGTACGATCATCCCAACCACACAGTAACCGTGACAACCATCAGTGATCTTGACCTCACAGGAGCTCGCCTTCTCAAAGCTGCAGCAAACCAG GCTAATGAGGAGCGTGACGATGAGGTGGAgggggagaaagaggaagagaaaatggtTGGAATGCCAAAAAAAGCTGGGAATCCAATACTTAACAAAAA GATCCGCTCCCTTACAACGCAGCTCAGCACTTACACCAGCAAGCGGAAGAGGAAAGGGAAGCAGGAAGGCCGAGGCGGACGGGGGCGTCTGACAGAGAAGAGACCTGGTGTCACAGAGGGTAGAAACAAAGGCGGCAGGACCAGCAAGCGTCAGAGACGTAGACAGACCGGGAAGAAAGTGCATCATCAGGACTGA